One Anopheles marshallii chromosome 3, idAnoMarsDA_429_01, whole genome shotgun sequence genomic region harbors:
- the LOC128714549 gene encoding uncharacterized protein LOC128714549, with the protein MTNLARYHPQQGNGFGSGCSIHDYPEHLNPFYEDENHKRLRFLDRKTHRRGSLSSLRDGLRELWQFSSIRFGKKRSSTLGVNKTSESPPPLRRDAYEVDPYAGTSGYRNTVNVSGYGTTRESQSYTTTPLFVRHTRYRSSLQDQPKDNHNAEIGFTRNDRYRSTIQNGFATYNSGMVTSTPRKKQAPPKPYGTTPRVPQQEYNNINPFDVDVEPEGDTLSTVSVDSSYSSTLRSRTSGTRTRNKRRAPPPPPVTVAPANRIVTTPEEPSVEDVPNEDLRNLTAEIESFVRISSINGDGSVKDTSDARSKVNAETTVHQQHDVNNNSAHAEIPTTISTIEREIVAENRDVETVVKESTEVQKLNNIEQQTTPKECNIALVDEPKPTVVQPGTVITVETTVVSDPIETNPTPSPRKKVDKNQSEVSRNQEAVSCQADVDFENLALPETPVPTRRSNRENREKYITQHVTTANKLIHEKPTVPKKLPPTTEEADDEGPTTTIIVDNLQYKHKVAPIHTEISSKIETARMKISESTGNIPTVAGENSNNERRRSVRDIIESINKSQSMLKVNHEQSTNSLHETQSTDSMVRNIHELNEREKEIQNLLQDIDARHGANNVQSVDALSATASTSEHVVSPGRGSYYDNLTDDNINDNLDEKNNMYAASGFRIKKSPTKTVIIAEGDDQAFQDCINWNPLPKPRRSHILVENGADVEQSVTVPTAPS; encoded by the exons ATGACCAATCTCGCCCGGTATCATCCGCAGCAGGGAAACGGGTTTGGATCCGGTTGCTCCATCCACGACTATCCAGAGCATCTGAATCCATTCTACGAAGATGAAAATCATAAGCGGTTACGCTTTCTGGATCGTAAAACCCATCGGCGCGGCAGCTTGTCCAGTTTGCGCGATGGTCTCCGCGAGTTGTg GCAATTTTCATCAATTCGATTCGGAAAGAAACGTTCTTCGACGCTGGGAGTAAACAAAACTTCTGAAAGCCCTCCTCCGTTGAGAAGGGATGCGTATGAAGTCGACCCATACGCCGGAACAAGCGGATACCGTAACACTGTGAATGTTTCGGGTTATGGAACAACACGCGAAAGCCAATCGTACACCACAACACCTCTGTTTGTACGGCACACGCGTTACCGCAGCTCCTTACAAGATCAGCCAAAG GACAACCACAACGCTGAAATTGGATTTACGAGGAACGATCGCTACCGAAGTACAATTCAAAATGGGTTCGCCACGTACAACTCTGGGATGGTAACGTCCACACCGAGAAAAAAGCAAGCTCCACCGAAACCGTACGG CACAACACCACGAGTTCCGCAACAGGAGTATAATAATATCAATCCTTTCGATGTAGATGTGGAGCCGGAGGGGGACACTTTGTCTACGGTTAGCGTGGATAGTAGTTACAGCAGCACTCTACGATCGCGCACATCTGGAACAAGAACTCGCAACAAACGACGAGCTCCTCCCCCTCCTCCGGTGACTGTG GCACCCGCAAACCGTATTGTTACTACACCCGAGGAACCATCTGTAGAAGACGTTCCAAACGAGGATCTCCGCAATCTAACCGCCGAAATTGAAAGCTTCGTGCGTATTTCATCGATAAACGGTGATGGTTCTGTAAAGGATACATCCGATGCGCGATCAAAGGTAAACGCAGAAACGACTGTGCATCAACAGCACgatgtaaataataatagtgCCCATGCTGAGATTCCTACAACTATATCAACGATAGAGCGTGAAATTGTGGCCGAAAACCGTGATGTAGAGACAGTTGTCAAGGAATCGACGGAGGTTcagaaattaaacaacatAGAACAGCAAACCACACCGAAAGAATGCAATATTGCATTGGTGGACGAACCCAAACCTACCGTGGTACAACCTGGCACAGTGATTACGGTAGAAACTACTGTTGTATCTGATCCTATCGAAACGAATCCGACACCTTCGCCGAGGAAAAAGGTTGACAAAAATCAATCAGAGGTTTCCAGGAACCAGGAAGCAGTTTCTTGCCAAGCTGATGTCGATTTCGAAAATTTGGCCCTTCCAGAAACCCCTGTTCCCACACGAAGATCAAATCGGGAAAATCGTGAGAAGTACATTACCCAACATGTTACCACAGCGAACAAGTTGATACACGAAAAACCAACCGTACCCAAAAAACTTCCACCAACTACCGAGGAGGCAGATGACGAAGGGCCAACGACGACGATTATTGTGGATAATTTGCAGTACAAGCACAAGGTGGCTCCAATTCATACTGAGATTAGTAGCAAAATCGAAACGGCGCGTATGAAGATAAGTGAATCGACCGGCAACATACCAACGGTTGCGGGTGAAAACAGTAACAACGAAAGGCGTCGTTCGGTTCGAGATATTATCGAGTCCATCAATAAGAGCCAGAGTATGCTCAAGGTGAACCACGAACAGTCAACCAATAGTTTGCACGAGACACAATCGACCGACAGCATGGTGCGGAATATACATGAGCTTAACGAACGAGAAAAGGAGATTCAGAACTTGTTGCAGGACATTGATGCACGCCACGGTGCAAATAATGTTCAATCTGTTGATGCCCTTAGCGCAACCGCTTCAACCAGCGAACATGTAGTATCTCCAGGTCGCGGATCATACTATGATAACTTAACCGATGACAACATCAACGACAATctggatgaaaaaaacaacatgtaTGCTGCATCGGGCTTTAGGATTAAGAAAAGCCCTACCAAAACGGTAATCATTGCGGAAGGGGATGATCAAGCGTTTCAGGATTGCATCAATTGGAATCCACTACCAAAACCTAGACGTAGCCATATATTGGTGGAAAACGGAGCAGATGTTGAGCAATCCGTAACGGTTCCTACCGCACCCTCCTAA
- the LOC128711227 gene encoding carbonic anhydrase, translating to MSVSWGYTQTNGPQKWPEMFPQARGQRQSPVDIVTTKTQNSGDLQENPLRWTYVPENTRSLVNPGYCWRVDVNGKGSLLTGGPLNKEQFILEQFHCHWGCSDSRGSEHTVDGESFAGELHLVHWNQSKYKSFAEAAGHPDGLAVLGVFLKVGKPHPELDIIARLLPFITHKGDRVTLNKPLDPARLLPEGKAYWTYLGSLTTPPCSESVTWILFKEPIEVSHEQLELFREMRCYDAAEECPCDETLNKQFEYGKVINNFRPPLELGNRQLREVDSY from the exons GACCACAGAAATGGCCGGAAATGTTTCCGCAGGCTCGCGGACAACGCCAGTCACCGGTCGATATCGTTACCACCAAAACCCAAAACTCGGGTGATCTGCAGGAGAATCCGTTGCGCTGGACGTACGTGCCAGAGAACACGCGCAGTCTGGTCAATCCTGGATACTGCTGGCGAGTGGATGTGAACGGCAAGGGCTCATTGCTGACCGGAGGACCGCTCAACAAGGAGCAGTTCATACTGGAACAGTTCCACTGTCACTGGGGATGTTCGGACTCGCGCGGATCGGAGCATACGGTTGATGGAGAATCGTTTGCCGGTGAGCTGCACCTGGTCCATTGGAACCAGAGCAAGTACAAGAGCTTCGCCGAAGCCGCTGGCCATCCCGATGGTTTGGCGgtgttgggtgtgtttttgaaG GTTGGCAAGCCGCACCCGGAGCTGGATATTATCGCTCGTTTGCTTCCGTTCATCACTCACAAGGGCGATCGC GTTACACTAAACAAGCCACTTGATCCGGCACGGTTGTTACCGGAGGGCAAAGCTTACTGGACCTACTTGGGATCTCTGACCACACCTCCGTGCTCGGAATCTGTCACCTGGATTCTGTTCAAGGAACCGATCGAAGTTTCGCACGAGCAGCTGGAGCTGTTCCGCGAAATGCGCTGCTACGATGCTGCCGAGGAGTGTCCATGTGATGAAACGCTTAACAAGCAGTTCGAATACGGCAAGGTGATTAATAATTTCCGTCCGCCGCTGGAGCTAGGCAACCGTCAGCTGCGTGAAGTTGATAGCTactaa
- the LOC128714314 gene encoding HEAT repeat-containing protein 3 yields the protein MGKAKKLKLHRNKTNPTGLMDVNELIEQGLAESAKSGTPVEAIVEQLESAVVEEKICGLQSLATICQGEANVGELVRNNVIRIAASLLVDPDQSVRHATAGALRNLSVISVELCEFMVDQDVLTPLLALLIRFPSNGQWTPTFDKNLQNQMDEHSDTFLHAVNLLWNLCESTSDALNAFNQSQLLENFVTFLDYNVYGQEIAIAVAQCLLVVSEDNASSWRVLANHSSELLSLLTIQVVDNATLMLRALAAGIIGNVPVLLSSHTSKVLICVSKTLETNHRSALGNLTSMLPLEQQKDLVDLEVTDDVVFDDETEAQSHQRRRKADLPTEGEVEVRDVGRLLQAQRIVAEILTNICSSEDDWQSENNDNDNNGGSDAESVYDYDTNGLNESVENTDKISVEVLEAIKSLALVEKLWQKAQPVAENVYQMLVESEQNTLKKLDALRISAMLCLHNLCNNISTDDLGGPAAVYNVWIDLGQQVFQGQRNGKLLEASTSLMRAALEHLRKSPELFQQMTETDLQLMLNGVTECEDIEIRANWLRMLGILGCLLPESHVKVIIDFVLTTCANEADVWVLAEALDSMMDIFVDNDWHSIMHELGMIAKCKQLDRIMREKLKRDKRQLGDRFPAVSTVRTNLSRFCKYLETELKNFKPNMES from the exons ATGGGGAAAGCCAAGAAATTGAAATTACACCGGAATAAAACCAACCCCACCGGGTTGATGGACGTGAACGAGTTGATTGAACAAGGGTTGGCAGAAAGCGCAAAATCCGGCACTCCAGTGGAAGCCATCGTTGAGCAGTTGGAATCAGCCGTTGTCGAGGAAAAAATCTGTGGTTTGCAATCATTAGCCACCATCTGTCAGGGAGAGGCCAACGTAGGCGAACTGGTGCGGAACAATGTGATTCGGATAGCTGCGTCCCTGTTGGTGGATCCGGATCAGAGCGTACGCCATGCCACTGCTGGGGCATTGCGGAATTTGTCGGTGATCAGTGTGGAGCTATGCGAATTCATGGTGGATCAGGACGTGTTGACGCCGCTACTGGCCTTGCTGATCCGCTTCCCAAGCAATGGGCAGTGGACACCCACCTTCGACAAGAATTTGCAGAATCAAATGGATGAGCATTCGGACACATTTTTGCATGCAGTGAATCTGCTGTGGAATTTGTGTGAAAGTACTTCCGATGCGTTGAATGCGTTCAATCAGTCCCAGTTGCTGGAGAATTTTGTAACTTTCCTGGATTATAACGTATATGGGCAAGAGATTG CGATTGCAGTAGCCCAATGTCTTCTGGTGGTTTCTGAAGATAATGCTTCATCCTGGCGCGTACTAGCCAACCATAGTTCGGAATTATTATCACTGCTTACAATTCAGGTTGTGGACAATGCAACATTAATGCTGCGTGCCCTCGCTGCAGGCATCATCGGTAATGTTCCTGTACTGTTGAGCAGTCATACGAGTAAAGTTTTGATATGTGTTTCCAAAACACTTGAGACGAACCATCGATCGGCGCTAGGTAACTTAACCAGTATGTTACCATTAGAGCAGCAGAAAGATTTGGTGGATTTAGAAGTAACTGATGACGTTGTTTTTGACGATGAAACCGAGGCCCAGTCTCATCAGCGTCGCCGAAAGGCTGATTTGCCCACCGAAGGAGAGGTGGAAGTACGTGACGTGGGAAGGTTGCTGCAAGCGCAACGAATAGTGGCTGAAATACTGACAAACATTTGCTCTTCGGAAGACGACTGGCAGAGCGAAAACAACGACAACGATAATAATGGAGGTTCAGATGCGGAGAGCGTATACGATTACGATACGAACGGATTGAATGAAAGCGTCGAAAATACGGACAAAATATCTGTGGAAGTGTTGGAAGCCATCAAGTCGCTTGCGTTGGTTGAAAAGCTATGGCAGAAAGCGCAACCGGTCGCCGAGAATGTGTACCAAATGTTGGTCGAGTCGGAACAGAACACCTTGAAGAAACTGGATGCACTCCGTATTTCGGCCATGCTGTGCCTTCACAATCTGTGCAACAACATCTCTACGGATGATCTCGGTGGACCTGCTGCCGTTTACAATGTTTGGATCGATTTAGGCCAGCAAGTGTTTCAGGGACAGCGCAACGGGAAGTTGCTGGAAGCATCGACATCATTGATGCGTGCCGCACTGGAGCATCTACGCAAGAGCCCGGAACTATTCCAGCAAATGACCGAAACTGATTTGCAGCTTATGTTGAACGGTGTGACCGAATGTGAAGATATAGAGATACGTGCAAACTGGCTGCGAATGCTGGGAATTTTGGGATGTTTGTTGCCGGAGTCGCATGTGAAGGTGATCATCGATTTCGTGCTGACCACTTGCGCCAACGAAGCGGATGTGTGGGTTTTGGCGGAGGCACTCGATTCAATGATGGACATTTTCGTCGACAACGATTGGCATTCGATAATGCATGAACTAGGTATGATAGCGAAGTGTAAGCAACTGGATCGCATCATGAGGGAGAAACTGAAACGAGACAAGCGTCAACTCGGCGACCGATTTCCTGCTGTTTCTACGGTACGTACAAATTTGAGTCGATTTTGTAAATATCTAGAAACggaattgaaaaatttcaagCCAAACATGGAATCGTAG